A single Anopheles funestus chromosome 2RL, idAnoFuneDA-416_04, whole genome shotgun sequence DNA region contains:
- the LOC125763873 gene encoding glutathione S-transferase 1-1-like: MPAPTLYYFPMSPPARSVLLLIQELGLTVNLKVVNPLAGETRTEEFMRMNPEHTIPTLDDNGFYLGESRAILSYLIDAYRPGHTLYPNIPKEKALINRVLHHDLGSFYPKFFGTIGALFSGAAAEISDEMKTTAEKALTDLENYLIRNDYFAGENLTIADLALLPTIASAVHCGLDLTKYKRLNAWYESCQELKGYQEDQEAARQVGEYLRSKFPAGLEPLN; encoded by the exons ATGCCAGCTCCTACTTTGTACTATTTTCCTATGAGCCCACCAGCCCGGTCGGTTTTGCTATTGATTCAGGAGCTTGGACTGACGGTTAAT CTAAAAGTAGTTAACCCACTCGCTGGCGAAACGCGCACCGAGGAATTTATGCGCATGAACCCGGAACATACCATCCCAACGCTGGACGATAATGGATTCTATCTGGGTGAATCACGTGCCATTCTGTCGTATCTGATCGATGCGTATCGTCCCGGGCATACGCTGTATCCAAACATTCCCAAGGAAAAGGCCCTTATCAATCGGGTGCTACATCACGATTTGGGTTCGTTTTATCCAAAGTTTTTCGGCACTATTGGTGCATTGTTTTCCGGCGCGGCTGCAGAAATTTCGGACGAGATGAAAACCACCGCCGAGAAAGCGTTGACCGATTTGGAGAATTATCTTATCCGTAACGATTACTTCGCGGGCGAGAACCTAACCATTGCCGATTTGGCACTGCTTCCGACGATTGCTTCAGCTGTG CACTGTGGATTGGATTTAACGAAGTACAAGCGGTTAAATGCGTGGTATGAAAGCTGTCAGGAGTTGAAGGGCTACCAGGAAGATCAGGAAGCTGCCCGACAGGTTGGCGAGTACCTACGTTCCAAGTTTCCGGCCGGTTTGGAACCATTGAACTAG
- the LOC125763862 gene encoding gustatory receptor for sugar taste 64a-like has product MNFHSTIRPIVVIFLLFGQLPLYGILYRKPSQWNFRWCSFQTVLCLVLVVVGLFLCFIEYDRLLVIGVNADNIIGPLFYADVIIIMLLLLRIATRWSSMIPKWEQVEALEVMQYNAREQDTRSIRRIRAVALLLLVMGFAEHMLSIGKTVYAKVDEGRTCNWDYSNLPEYYALRTYGFFFRHVPYNFPAFIFLEYANTALTMAWTVQDVLLIMISDSIAGYFGRLNARIQFYSTVQIIAREKFWSEIHSDYVMVCELLEHIMRICSPLLVISCGTNLYLICYQLFHLVESEKFIIMTVFTYYSLFFVILRTFLTLHYCSAVHEVARKPLKLCRRVPTASWCDELERFYTFIRKSSIAISAMGLFRLTKKTMLTMLGAVITYELVMLHFAQTTANQGVVRACSTEEFLFEPKTQSRVN; this is encoded by the exons ATGAATTTTCACAGCACCATTCGACCGATCGTAGTGatatttttgctgtttggaCAATTACCACTCTACGGTATCCTGTACCGTAAACCGTCTCAGTGGAATTTTCGCTGGTGTTCCTTCCAGACGGTGCTATGCTTGGTGCTGGTAGTTGTAGGCCTTTTCCTGTGCTTTATTGAGTATGATCGTCTGTTAGTGATAGGTGTCAATGCGGATAACATCATTGGACCACTGTTCTATGCGGATGTGATCATTATTATGTTGCTTCTGTTACGCATAGCCACACGGTGGTCATCAATGATACCGAAGTGGGAACAGGTGGAAGCCCTGGAGGTGATGCAATACAATGCACGAGAACAGGATACACGATCCATTCGCAGAATCCGGGCAGTGGCATTGCTTCTGCTGGTCATGGGATTTG CAGAGCATATGCTTTCGATTGGGAAAACTGTATACGCAAAAGTGGACGAAGGACGTACCTGTAACTGGGATTACAGCAACCTACCCGAGTACTACGCATTGCGCACATATGGGTTCTTTTTTCGGCATGTCCCGTACAACTTTCCAGCGTTTATATTTCTGGAA TATGCAAATACTGCCCTCACAATGGCCTGGACCGTGCAGGATGTGTTGTTAATAATGATCAGCGATTCTATCGCTGGTTACTTTGGACGGTTAAATGCAAGGATTCAGTTCTACAGCACTGTACAGATAATCGCCAGGGAAAAGTTCTGGAGCGAAATCCACTCCGACTACGTCATGGTTTGTGAGCTGCTGGAACACATCATGCGCATATGTTCTCCCTTGTTAGTAATATCCTGTGGTACTAATCTGTACTTAATCTGCTACCAACTGTTTCATCTTGTAGA atcGGAAAAGTTTATAATTATGACGGTGTTTACTTACTACTCACTATTCTTCGTAATATTGCGCACGTTTTTGACTTTACATTACTGTTCAGCCGTACATGAAGTTGCACGTAAGCCACTCAAACTATGCCGCCGGGTCCCGACGGCTAGCTGGTGTGATGAG TTGGAGAGATTTTACACCTTTATTCGCAAAAGCTCAATAGCGATTAGCGCGATGGGACTGTTTCGACTCACCAAGAAAACAATGCTAACG aTGCTTGGTGCAGTCATTACCTACGAGCTGGTTATGTTGCATTTTGCTCAGACCACCGCCAACCAGGGTGTTGTACGGGCATGTTCTACCGAGGAATTTCTGTTCGAGCCGAAAACGCAGAGCCGCGTCAACTAG
- the LOC125765244 gene encoding uncharacterized protein LOC125765244: MRLYAGTFDHKCWEKSLSSITAMTLASKGFTRQEKVRKWFASRMDDDGQDTFLRGIRPCKSCSLQLKLYTNLFQTIPFFPLFFLILVIILGQVFAIFPIYGILSNDPMKLRLKWFSLRVILNLIIIVTALLQAYLEYGRLKMIGINAKNVSGLIFFLDACLINVLFLNLATKWRTVAAKWDEVDETFNRAPYQMVGWSLRKRLCVVSFTLVFLAAVEHCLSIVSTVHNQLVEIRYCNWTVTNYYRHYALRRFANVYLHFPYHHWSAVFLTYVSSALTIFWNYQDIFLIMVSIGLATRFQQINNHLKILSDGVLIPGEDFWIRVRTNYVSVCELLDDVDRVISWTMLISCATNLYYICLQILYVSKKLANRVEDAYYGFSLGFLILRTVIVFLSAAHIHDCARKPLEIIMKIPNVGWCVELERFSTQLKSEKVALSGMGFFSLTRQLLFSMAGTIVTYELVMLKFDQESESQGYIPLCTQFAFEKFERTLEAPDGVRCKMIEVGFGFRLPPRPVRNISQQQNRSRWHWLRKRGNVTFVRPAEEIDDQKERFYLAISSVLRWARMLGVFPLSNVTAPDPDALRFNYFSLYIVLSVLSVAGGLFVMIAALIRLNRVGINAMNIAEPIFFGICTLLTLLFVRLAIVWRKFMLFWAQREELFFARPYGAINLRRKVIGLALCILVSGLVEHVAYVINQTYNVYQESLTCRYNVTNPIKLYGSLTFQSVYQSVPYHHLVTMYLLYTTISLTFVWTFTDLFILLIATGIACRFEQLNKRIDTNLQNSSEAFWGEMRTHFVGLMELVERTNRIVGPLVIVSCANDMYFLCLQTLNTVEDKPFAINEWYFRYSFSFLIMRTTVKLWYAAEVDEKSKRTHKLVQKIRSEHYNDELEILRICSGAGVSISGMGFFNITRKIFLTMAGSILTYELVLLRFHRSSKGVGAELPCAYID, translated from the exons ATGCGCTTGTACGCTGGTACATTTGACCACAAGTGCTGGGAGAAATCATTGTCCAGCATAACCGCCATGACGCTCGCCTCGAAAGGATTCACTCGGCAGGAGAAAGTGCGCAAATGGTTCGCATCAAGGATGGATGATGACGGGCAGGACACATTTCTGCGTGGCATTCGACCCTGTAAGTCGTGCTCTTTGCAATTGAAATTGTAtacaaatttgtttcaaaccatcccttttttcccgctgttttttttaatactagtTATTATACTGGGACAAGTGTTTGCCATATTTCCGATCTACGGTATCTTGTCAAACGATCCGATGAAGCTTCGTCTAAAGTGGTTCTCGTTGCGCGTCATCCTTAATCTTATCATCATAGTGACTGCTCTATTGCAGGCGTACTTAGAGTACGGTCGCCTTAAGATGATCGGTATCAATGCAAAGAACGTTAGcggtttgattttctttctcgACGCTTGTCTAATTAATGTGCTCTTCCTCAACTTGGCCACCAAATGGCGCACGGTTGCGGCCAAATGGGACGAGGTGGATGAAACGTTTAACCGTGCACCGTACCAAATGGTTGGCTGGAGTCTTCGGAAGCGGTTGTGTGTCGTTTCGTTTACGTTGGTTTTTCTGGCCGCTG TGGAACATTGTCTTTCTATTGTTAGTACTGTGCACAATCAGCTTGTTGAAATACGGTACTGCAACTGGACGGTTACGAACTACTACCGGCACTATGCATTGCGCCGGTTTGCAAACGTTTATCTACACTTCCCATACCATCACTGGAGTGCGGTGTTCTTGACG TATGTCTCTTCTGCATTGACGATCTTCTGGAACTATCAGGacattttcctcattatgGTCAGCATCGGTTTGGCGACACGGTTCCAACAGATTAACAACCATCTGAAAATTCTGTCCGATGGAGTATTGATACCGGGAGAAGACTTTTGGATTCGCGTTCGCACGAACTACGTGTCGGTGTGTGAACTGCTAGACGATGTCGATCGTGTAATATCGTGGACTATGTTGATCTCCTGCGCTACTAATCTGTACTATATCTGTCTTCAGATTCTGTACGTTTCGAA GAAGCTGGCTAACAGGGTAGAAGATGCTTACTATGGCTTTTCGTTGGGATTTCTGATCCTTCGCACCGTGATCGTATTCCTATCCgccgcacacatacacgattGTGCTAGAAAACCGCTGgaaataattatgaaaattcCCAACGTCGGTTGGTGCGTTGAG CTTGAACGTTTCTCTACACAGCTCAAGAGCGAAAAGGTAGCTCTGTCGGGGATGGGATTTTTCAGTCTGACACGTCAACTACTATTTTCG atggCTGGAACAATTGTGACGTACGAGTTGGTCATGCTAAAGTTCGACCAAGAATCCGAAAGCCAGGGATACATACCACTGTGCACCCAGTTTGCttttgaaaagtttgaaa GAACCCTTGAAGCGCCTGATGGCGTCCGGTGCAAGATGATTGAGGTTGGTTTCGGGTTTCGTTTACCACCGCGACCGGTTCGCAACATCAGCCAGCAACAGAATCGTTCCAGATGGCACTGGTTGCGGAAACGCGGAAACGTTACATTTGTTAGACCCGCAGAAGAAATCGATGATCAGAAGGAACGATTCTATCTGGCCATCTCGTCTG TTCTCCGTTGGGCTCGAATGCTTGGTGTGTTTCCGTTATCCAACGTTACCGCGCCCGATCCTGATGCGTTACGGTTTAACTATTTTTCACTCTACATCGTGCTGAGCGTCCTGAGCGTTGCTGGAGGTTTGTTCGTCATGATCGCCGCCCTGATACGGTTGAATCGCGTTGGCATCAATGCGATGAACATTGCCGAACCGATCTTCTTTGGGATATGTACACTCTTGACTTTGCTGTTCGTTCGGCTAGCGATAGTTTGGCGCAAGTTTATGCTGTTCTGGGCCCAACGCGAGGAGTTATTCTTTGCACGCCCGTACGGTGCCATTAATTTACGGCGTAAGGTGATTGGTTTGGCGCTGTGCATTCTTGTGTCCGGCTTGG tggaACACGTGGCATACGTGATTAATCAAACATACAACGTGTACCAGGAGAGTTTAACCTGCCGGTATAATGTGACCAACCCAATCAAACTGTATGGCTCGTTGACCTTTCAATCGGTGTACCAATCCGTTCCATACCATCATCTCGTAACGATGTATTTACTG TATACGACGATTTCGTTAACATTCGTGTGGACGTTTACGGATCTGTTCATTCTGCTGATTGCCACCGGTATAGCCTGCCGTTTCGAGCAGTTAAACAAACGTATCGACACGAACCTGCAAAACAGCTCCGAAGCTTTCTGGGGAGAAATGAGGACACACTTCGTCGGGCTGATGGAGTTGGTCGAGCGAACGAATAGGATCGTCGGTCCGCTGGTGATCGTTTCCTGTGCCAACGATATGTACTTTCTTTGTCTGCAGACGCTCAATACGGTGGA AGATAAACCTTTTGCCATCAATGAGTGGTACTTTCGATACTCGTTTTCCTTCCTGATAATGCGCACCACCGTCAAGCTTTGGTACGCGGCAGAAGTGGATGAAAAATCGAAGCGAACGCACAAGCTTGTGCAAAAGATACGCAGCGAGCATTATAACGATGAGCTGGAAATATTGCGTATCTGCTCCGGTGCCGGTGTGTCAATCTCCGGTATGGggttttttaatattacacgtaaaatatttcttacc ATGGCAGGTTCGATACTAACATATGAGCTGGTGTTGTTACGATTCCATCGTTCCTCGaaaggtgttggagcggagCTGCCCTGTGCCTATATTGACTGA